A genomic region of Conger conger chromosome 6, fConCon1.1, whole genome shotgun sequence contains the following coding sequences:
- the LOC133131507 gene encoding octopamine receptor-like codes for MSLFLKNSTSLPANLSVSSTLQGAGPNQSWAGPEVAPSQVAVGVLLTLIDLVTFLGNTVVFVCPIVERRLRTVTYMFIMSLAMADLLVACLVMPFSIIYEVTGMWLFGQHFCKMWISFDVLFCTASIVTLCFISLDRYCSVISPHHYPQRMSRSRCIVMTVTIWVYSSLISFLPVMQGWNEIPGLAYDPGQDCVFVTNWAFAIVASSLAFYLPFLITCTMYFFIYRASRLKATRIGSQTLELHYHPESRRPNHLQLENKATRTMAVIISVFVMCWLPYFVLNVGLAAGGWGGERPPPFGVTLLFKVITWLGYCNSAINPVLYAFLNRDFQRALRRLLVCRRRRRSASVDIGEDMVSIVTFSRTAQDPEYDGKATAVPNGAIKNQPPRWPPTEPATRPLKL; via the exons ATGAGCCTCTTCCTGAAGAACAGCACCTCCCTCCCCGCCAACCTCTCGGTGTCCTCGACcctgcagggggcggggcctaaCCAGAGCTGGGCGGGGCCCGAGGTGGCGCCCTCGCAGGTGGCGGTGGGCGTTCTCCTGACGCTCATCGACCTGGTGACGTTTCTGGGCAACACGGTGGTGTTCGTGTGCCCCATCGTGGAGCGGAGGCTGCGGACCGTCACGTACATGTTCATCATGTCCCTCGCCATGGCCGATCTGCTGGTGGCCTGCCTGGTCATGCCCTTCAG tataATCTATGAGGTGACGGGTATGTGGTTGTTTGGGCAGCACTTCTGTAAGATGTGGATCTCATTTGATGTGCTGTTCTGCACCGCCTCCATTGTGACCCTCTGCTTCATCAGCCTGGACCGATACTGTTCAGTCATCTCCCCTCACCACTATCCCCAGAGGATGTCTCGCtccag atgcaTCGTGATGACGGTGACCATCTGGGTTTACTCCTCCCTCATCTCCTTCCTCCCGGTGATGCAGGGCTGGAACGAGATCCCGGGCCTGGCCTACGACCCTGGCCAGGACTGTGTCTTCGTCACCAACTGGGCATTCGCCATTGTGGCGTCCTCCCTGGCCTTCTACCTGCCCTTCCTCATCACCTGCACCATGTACTTCTTCATCTACCGCGCCTCCAGGCTGAAGGCCACGCGAATCGGCTCGCAGACCCTGGAGCTGCACTACCATCCCGAGAGCCGCCGGCCCAACCACCTGCAGCTGGAGAACAAAGCCACGCGAACCATGGCGGTGATCATCTCCGTCTTCGTCATGTGCTGGCTGCCCTACTTCGTGCTGAACGTGGGGCTAGCGgccgggggctgggggggagagaggcccCCACCCTTCGGCGTGACGCTCCTCTTCAAGGTCATCACCTGGCTGGGCTACTGCAACTCCGCCATCAACCCGGTGCTCTACGCCTTCCTGAACCGCGACTTCCAGAGGGCGCTGCGGCGGCTGCTCGTGTGTCGCCGGCGGCGACGGTCCGCGTCCGTGGACATCGGCGAGGACATGGTGTCCATCGTCACCTTCTCTCGCACCGCCCAGGACCCCGAGTACGATGGCAAGGCCACAGCAGTGCCGAACGGAGCGATCAAGAACCAGcctccaagatggccgccgacCGAACCGGCTACACGCCCACTGAAGCTGTGA